From Oenanthe melanoleuca isolate GR-GAL-2019-014 chromosome 18, OMel1.0, whole genome shotgun sequence, a single genomic window includes:
- the ITGB4 gene encoding integrin beta-4 isoform X2 — MRRKRMNVLPGACARLLLLSLLCTTSLCQWSKNNRCVLSRARSCTECIRVDKDCSFCTDESFEEPRCDLRENLLRAGCGQASVVYSQGQMGTLQNSSINTSLQRTQVSPQAMFMRLRAGEEMSFDMDVFQPKESPVDLYILMDFSYSMSDDLDNLKSMGHNLADFLQALTSNYTIGFGKFVDKVSSPQTDMRPEKLREPWHNADSPFSFRNVIRLTSNISDFSRELRKERISGNLDAPEGGFDAILQTAVCKDKIGWRKDSTHLLVFSTESAFHYEADGTNVLAGILARNDEQCHLDSHGTYVYDTRQDYPSVPTLVRLLGQHNIIPIFAVTNHSYSYYEKLHKYFPISEIGVLQEDSSNIVELLRTAFERIRSKMDIRADFTPRALKTEFTSSMFEKTESGSFHITRGKVGKFHMHVKALEFVGGQHVCSLPERERQGVIHVKPTSLSDSLTVSAAVICDVCPCEQQQELDSPKCSFHGNFVCGQCICHPGWRGDTCDCSPASSPNNEACIRPGDVEPCSGRGECLCGKCQCYSEDQTVRFDGAFCEFDVLQCPRTSGFLCNDRGRCSRGACVCESGWEGPSCECPTSNDTCIDSRGGICNNHGRCECGRCICDMASLYTSSTCEISYSLGFQAVCESIRDCVRCQTWGTGNLKGNCSSCQLQIQMVEELKKEEGGEYCSFQDEDDDCTYHYNLEGDPSVLPNTTVRVQKNKECPPGSFLWLIPLLIFLILLLGLLLLLCWKFCACCKACLALLPCCARGRTVGFKEDHYMLRHSLMSCDHLDTPLVRSGSLQGRDTVRWRIHNNAHRQGGTPPAPSPKDLVPYGLSLRLARIFTQNLGRQETREYEQLRKEVEENLNDIFKHIPGCHKVQQTKFRLQPNSGKRQEYTIVDTVLTAPHSAKPDIIKVVEKHVSHEAFNELKVAPGYYTVTSDQDAEGMVEFQEAVELVDVRVPLFIRDDDDDEKQLQVEALEVPNGIAKIGRRVVNITIIKEQASSLITFLQPAYSHSRFDKLAKIPVLREIIDNGKSQVTYRTRDLTAKNGRDYILTEGELVFQPGETRKEVQVPLLELTEIDTLLNNCQLKQFAIDLLHPKYGAKIGRYPQTTVTIADPELVDGVPSMTGLAQVPQSPKGRLSAPLNPNARALSSREISFNWFPPPGKPLGYKVKYWIQGDPESEAHLIDVKAPSAELTNLYPFCDYEMQVCAYNAMGEGAYSDIVQCRTLEEVPSEPGRLAFNVVSSTVTQLSWAEPAETNGDITAYEVSYGPVNEDNAPAGPMKKVLVEDPKKRMVLIENLRESQPYRYTVKARNGAGWGPEREATINLATQPKRPMSIPIIPDVPIIDAEGGEDYDSYLMYSTDVLRSPAGSKRPSVSDDSGSRWKFVPLLGEELDLRRITWRLPPETIPRLSGSSRLSSDTEGLLPEEDSARSSGTPRPQAEHLLNGRVDFSFPGSGSGSGTLTRTANTSYHQLSSHVHQEHRVMGSSSLTRDYSTVLLGHDPRKALGIPDTPTRLVFSALGPTSLKVSWQEPRCDKELQGYSVHYQLLSGGEVHRITIPNPRQNSVVVEDLLPNHSYIFKVKAQSEEGWGPEREGVITIESQVDPQSPLSPVPGTPFTLSTPCAPGPLVFTALSPDSLHLSWERPREPNGPILGYRITCEMLHGGGEPRTIYVEGDNLETTLTVPHLSENVPYKFKVQANTTQGFGPEREGLITIESQDRGAFSQFGGQQYTREVYKFPTEYTTKTSISHSSLDPHFTDGVLVSTQRVENSSSTLTQEFVSHTVLASGTLTQHLERQFYEA, encoded by the exons agcttcGAGGAGCCGCGCTGTGACCTGCGGGAGAACCTGCTGCGCGCGGGCTGCGGCCAGGCCAGCGTCGTCTACAGCCAGGGCCagatggggacactgcag AATTCCAGTATCAACACGTCCCTGCAGAGGACCCAGGTGTCCCCCCAGGCCATGTTCATGCGGCTGCGGGCTGGGGAGGAGATGAGCTTCGACATGGATGTCTTCCAGCCCAAGGAGAGCCCTGTGGATCTCTACATCCTCATGGACTTCTCCTACTCCATGTCTGATGATCTGGACAACCTCAAAAGCATGGGGCATAACCTAg ctgaCTTCCTTCAAGCCCTGACTTCCAATTACACCATTGGATTTGGCAAGTTTGTGGACAAAGTCTCATCCCCTCAGACAGACATGAGACCTGAAAA GCTGCGGGAGCCCTGGCACAACGCGGACTCGCCCTTCTCCTTCAGGAACGTCATCCGCCTGACCAGCAACATCAGCGACTTCAGCCGCGAGCTGCGCAAGGAGCGCATCTCGGGCAACCTGGACGCGCCCGAGGGCGGCTTCGACGCCATCCTGCAGACAGCTGTGTGCAAG GATAAGATTGGCTGGAGAAAGGACAGCACTCACCTGCTCGTGTTCTCCACCGAGTCTGCCTTTCACTATGAAGCTGATGGTACCAACGTCCTGGCAGGGATCCTGGCGAGGAACGACGAGCAGTGTCACCTGGACAGCCACGGCACCTACGTGTACGACACCCGGCAGGACTATCCCTCCGTGCCCACCCTGGTGCGCCTCTTGGGCCAGCACAACATCATCCCCATCTTTGCTGTCACCAACCACTCCTACAGCTACTACGAG AAGCTGCACAAGTATTTCCCCATCTCTGAGATCGGGGTGCTCCAGGAAGACTCTTCCAACATCGTGGAGCTGCTCCGCACAGCCTTTGAG CGCATCCGCTCCAAGATGGACATCAGGGCTGACTTCACCCCCAGAGCCCTGAAGACAGAGTTCACCTCCTCAATGTTTGAAAAGACAGAATCCGGCTCTTTCCACATCACCCGTGGAAAAGTG GGCAAGTTCCACATGCACGTCAAGGCGCTGGAGTTCGTTGGAGGGCAGCACGTCTGCAGCCTGCCCGAGAGGGAGCGGCAGGGCGTGATCCACGTCAAACCCACGTCCCTGAGCGACAGCCTCACCGTGTCAGCCGCTGTCATCTGCGACGTGTGTCCCTGTGAGCAG CAACAAGAGCTGGACTCGCCCAAGTGCAGTTTCCACGGGAACTTTGTGTGCGGACAGTGCATCTGCCACCCGGGCTG GAGAGGGGACACGTGTGACTGCTCCCCGGCGTCATCCCCTAACAACGAAGCCTGTATCCGCCCCGGGGACGTGGAGCCGTGCTCGGGGAGGGGCGAGTGCCTGTGCGGGAAGTGCCAGTGCTACTCCGAGGATCAGACCGTGCGCTTCGACGGCGCCTTCTGCGAGTTCGATGTGCTGCAGTGCCCGCGCACCTCCGGCTTCCTCTGCAACG ATCGCGGCCGCTGCTCCAGGGGCGCCTGCGTGTGCGAGAGCGGTTGGGAGGGCCCGAGCTGCGAGTGCCCCACCAGCAATGACACCTGCATCGACAGCCGGGGG GGCATTTGCAATAACCACGGCAGGTGTGAGTGTGGCAGGTGCATCTGTGACATGGCCTCGCTGTACACCAGCTCCACCTGTGAAATCAGCTACTCCCTG ggcttccaGGCCGTGTGTGAGAGCATCCGGGACTGTGTCCGCTGCCAGACCTGGGGGACAGGCAACCTCAAAgggaactgcagctcctgccagctccagatCCAGATGGTGGAGGAGCTGAAGAAAG AGGAGGGTGGTGAGTACTGCTCCTtccaggatgaggatgatgacTGCACCTACCACTACAACCTGGAGGGAGACCCCAGTGTCCTTCCCAACACCACTGTCCGTGTGCAGAAGAATAAAG AGTGCCCACCTGGGAGCTTCCTCTGGCTCATCCCACTGCTCatcttcctcatcctgctcctggggctgctgctcctgctctgctggaagtTCTGTGCCTGCTGCAAG GCTTGCCTGGCCCTGCTTCCCTGCTGTGCACGAG gtcGCACTGTTGGCTTCAAGGAGGATCACTACATGCTGCGGCACAGCCTCATGTCCTGCGACCACCTGGACACGCCCCTGGTGCGCAGCGGGTcgctgcagggcagggacacggtGCGCTGGAGAATCCACAACAACGCGCACAGGCAGGGCGGGAccccccctgcccccagccccaaggACCTCG TTCCCTACGGGCTGTCTCTGAGGCTGGCCCGGATTTTCACGCAGAacctgggcaggcaggagacCCGGGAGTACGAGCAGCTGCGCAAGGAGGTGGAGGAGAAC CTGAATGACATTTTCAAGCACATTCCAGGCTGCCACAAGGTCCAGCAGACCAAGTTCAG GTTACAGCCCAATTCTGGGAAAAG gcaggaatACACCATCGTGGACACAGTGCTCACTGCCCCTCACTCAGCCAAGCCTGACATCATCAAAGTGGTGGAAAAACACGTTTCCCACGAGGCTTTCAATGAGCTGAAGGTCGCACCGGGTTATTACACTGTGACCTCTGACCAAG ATGCTGAGGGGATGGTGGAGTTCCAAGAGGCCGTGGAGCTGGTGGATGTGCGTGTCCCGCTCTTCATCAGggacgatgatgatgatgagaagcagctgcaggtggaggCCCTGGAGGTTCCCAATGGCATTGCAAAGATTGGGCGCAGGGTGGTCAACATCACCATCATCAAAGAGCAAG ccagcagcctcatcaccttcctgcagccagcctATTCCCACAGCCGCTTCGACAAGCTGGCCAAGATCCCTGTCCTGCGGGAGATCATCGACAACGGGAAATCCCAGGTCACCTACAGGACCCGGGACCTCACCGCCAAGAATGGCAGG gaCTACATCCTCACGGAGGGTGAGCTGGTCTTCCAGCCTGGGGAGACCCGAAAGGAGGTGCAGGTGCCCTTGCTGGAGCTGACAGAGATTGACACCCTCCTCAACAACTGCCAGCTCAAGCAATTCGCCATCGACCTCCTCCACCCCAAGTACGGCGCCAAGATCGGCCGCTACCCCCAGACCACGGTGACCATTGCTGACCCAG agctggtggaTGGTGTCCCCTCGATGACTGGCCTGGCCCAGGTCCCCCAGTCCCCCAAAGGCCGCCTGAGTGCACCACTTAATCCCAATGCCCGAGccctcagctccagggaaaTCAGCTTCAACTGGTTTCCTCCACCAGGAAAGCCCCTGGGGTACAAG GTGAAATACTGGATCCAGGGAGACCCTGAGTCAGAGGCCCATCTCATTGATGTCAAAGCCCCATCAGCAGAGCTGACAAACCTTTACCCCTTCTGTGACTACGAGATGCAAGTCTGTGCCTACAACGCCATGGGAGAAGGGGCTTACTCGGACATCGTGCAGTGCCGCACGCTGGAGGAGG tgcccagcgAGCCCGGGCGCTTGGCTTTCAACGTCGTGTCTTCCACCGTgacccagctgagctgggctgagcctgcagagaCCAACGGGGACATCACGGCCTATGAAGTCAGTTATGGGCCTGTCAACGAGGACAATG CCCCCGCTGGGCCCATGAAGAAGGTGCTGGTTGAGGACCCCAAGAAGCGCATGGTGCTGATCGAGAACCTGCGGGAGTCGCAGCCCTACCGCTACACGGTGAAGGCCAGGAACGGCGCGGGCTGGGGGCCCGAGAGAGAGGCCACCATCAACCTGGCCACGCAGCCCAAGCGCCCCATGTCCA TCCCCATTATCCCTGATGTCCCCATCATTGATGCAGAGGGAGGTGAGGACTATGACAGCTACCTGATGTACAGCACGGATGTGCTCCGCTCTCCAGCTGGCAGCAAGAGGCCCAGTGTCTCTGATGATTCAG GCTCCAGGTGGAAATTTGTGCCGCTGCTGGGAGAAGAGCTGGACCTTCGCCGCATCACCTGGAGGCTCCCGCCCGAAACCATTCCCCGGCTGTCTGGCAGCAGCCGCCTGTCCTCGGACACCGAGGGGCTGCTCCCGGAGGAGGACAGCGCCAGGAGCAGCGGGACGCCCCGGCCCCAAGCAG AGCACTTGCTGAATGGCCGGGTGGActtctccttccctggcagtggcagtggcagtggcaccCTGACCAGGACAGCCAACACCAGCTACCACCAGCTGAGCTCCCACGTGCACCAGGAGCACAGGGTGATGGGCAGCTCCTCGCTGACCAGAGACTactccacagtgctgctggggcatG ACCCCAGGAAGGCTCTGGGCATCCCTGACACCCCCACCCGGCTGGTGTTCTCTGCGCTGGGCCCCACGTCCCTCAAGGTGAGCTGGCAGGAGCCGCGCTGCGacaaggagctgcagggctaCAGCGTGCACTACCAGCTGCTCAGCGGAG GAGAGGTGCACAGGATCACCATCCCCAACCCCAGGCAGAACTCGGTGGTGGTGGAGGACCTGCTGCCCAACCACTCCTACATCTTCAAGGTGAAGGCGCAGAGCGAGGAGGGCTGGGGCCCCGAGAGGGAGGGCGTCATCACCATCGAGTCCCAGGTGGACCCGCAGAGCCCGCTCAGCCCCGTGCCAG GTACCCCCTTCACCCTGAgcaccccctgtgcccctggaCCGCTGGTTTTCACTGCCCTCAGCCCGGATTCTCTGCATCTCAGCTGGGAGAGACCCCGCGAGCCCAACGGGCCCATCCTGGGTTACAGGATCACCTGTGAGATGCTGCATGGAGGAG GGGAGCCCAGGACAATCTATGTGGAAGGAGACAACCTGGAAACCACCCTGACTGTGCCCCACCTGAGCGAGAACGTCCCGTACAAGTTCAAAGTGCAAGCCAACACCACCCAAGGCTTTGGACCAGAGAGAGAAGGCCTCATCACCATTGAATCTCAGGACAGAG GTGCTTTCTCCCAATTTGGAGGACAGCAATACACGAGAGAAGTTTACAAATTCCCCACTGAATACACCACCAAAACCAGTATCAGCCATTCCTCCCTGGATCCCCACTTCACAG ACGGGGTGCTGGTGAGCACCCAGCGCGTGGAGAactccagcagcaccctgacCCAGGAGTTTGTGAGCCACACCGTGCTGGCCAGCGGGACCCTCACCCAGCACCTGGAGAGGCAGTTCTACGaggcctga